A window of the Henckelia pumila isolate YLH828 chromosome 3, ASM3356847v2, whole genome shotgun sequence genome harbors these coding sequences:
- the LOC140887072 gene encoding bifunctional TH2 protein, mitochondrial-like isoform X1, with protein MGSFELQVSDEGGIAKRLWKKFKNERALALYSPFAVCLAAGTLDPRSFIHCISQDVYFLQAFAHAYELAEQYVDDEEDKEAIAELRKRVLKRLKNQDSLIREWGFEPPKDRTCDAATVKYTEFLAETASGKVGEEKFSVKIVTPFEKTKLAAYTLSVISPCMRLYNFISKEIQARLDPDDGEHIYKKWLNSLSSLKFEASASRIEDLLDKLSISLTSEELDVVERLYHRAMKLELDFIWAQSIVQQSIVPCSRLLNSVENNLILFCDFDLTCTVIDSSALLAELAIITTPNGSGPMPLADIRTTWNDLFTQYVKEYQQCVESIIQDEAGIDKSLQAEGLDYEGLFKALKKISDFEKRANASLIHSNVLKGLNLSDIKRAGERLEFQDGCKKFFHNVVENKNCATKVHVLSYCWCSDLIRSAFSSGNLNALNIHSNDLVYQESISTGGMIMKMECPIDKLQAFNDIASKNRGRPLKIYVGGSLGDLLCLLEADIGIVIDLSISLKSVANHFGVSFIPLFSGLISKQRELAESGSIHSKGTSSTLYTVSSWDEIYAFILGQ; from the exons ATGGGAAGTTTCGAATTGCAGGTGTCAGATGAAGGGGGGATAGCGAAGAGGCTGTGGAAAAAGTTCAAGAACGAGAGGGCTTTAGCTCTTTACAGCCCTTTTGCAGTTTGCTTGGCTGCCGGAACTTTGGACCCCAGGTCTTTTATTCATTGCATCTCTCAAGATGTCTACTTTCTTCAGGCTTTTGCTCACGC GTACGAATTGGCAGAGCAATATGTAGATGACGAGGAGGACAAGGAAGCCATTGCCGAGTTGAGAAAACGCGTCCTGAAGAGGTTAAAGAACCAAGATTCACTTATTCGT GAATGGGGATTTGAGCCACCTAAAGATAGGACTTGTGATGCTGCAACAGTTAAATACACTGAATTCTTGGCTGAAACGGCCTCAGGAAAAGTTGGAGAGGAAAAATTCTCCGTTAAAATTGTTACACCTTTTGAAAAGACGAAACTTGCTGCTTATACATTGAGCGTGATTTCACCATGCATGAGGCTCTACAACTTCATCAGTAAGGAGATCCAGGCTCGTCTAGACCCTGATGATGGTGAGCACATCTACAAGAAGTGGCTCAACAGTCTTTCTTCTCTAAAATTTGAG GCATCAGCTTCAAGAATCGAAGACTTGCTAGACAAACTAAGCATTTCTTTGACCAGTGAAGAGTTGGATGTTGTAGAAAGACTTTATCATAGAGCTATGAAACTCGAGTTGGACTTCATCTGGGCTCAATCCATTGTTCAGCAAAGCATAGTTCCTTGCTCAAGACTCCTCAACAGCGTTGAAAACAACCTCATCTTATTTTGCGACTTTGACTTAACATGCACTGTTATTGATTCCTCTGCCCTTTTAGCTGAGCTTGCAATAATCACAACACCCAATGGTTCTGGACCAATGCCATTGGCGGATATTCGGACTACATGGAACGATCTTTTCACCCAGTATGTAAAAGAATATCAGCAATGTGTAGAAAGCATCATCCAAGATGAAGCAGGAATAGATAAATCTCTCCAAG CTGAGGGACTGGACTATGAAGGTCTATTCAAAGCACTGAAGAAGATATCTGACTTTGAGAAAAGGGCTAATGCAAGCCTGATTCATTCTAATGTATTGAAAGGATTAAATTTATCAGACATAAAACGAGCTGGCGAGCGCCTCGAATTTCAAGACGGCTGTAAAAAATTCTTCCACAATGTTGTGGAAAATAAAAATTGTGCCACCAAAGTTCACGTGTTGTCATACTGCTGGTGCAGTGATCTAATCAGGTCTGCATTTTCATCAG GTAACCTAAATGCGTTGAATATACATTCAAATGACTTGGTGTACCAAGAATCTATCTCCACTGGTGGCATGATCATGAAGATGGAGTGTCCCATAGACAAGCTTCAAGCATTTAATGACATTGCAAGCAAGAATCGCGGTAGGCCCTTAAAAATCTACGTCGGGGGTTCACTTGGTGATTTGCTTTGCTTGTTAGAAGCAGATATTGGCATTGTCATCGACTTGAGTATCAGTTTGAAGAGTGTTGCGAATCATTTTGGTGTTTCTTTCATTCCATTGTTCTCTGGTTTGATAAGTAAACAGAGAGAACTCGCGGAGAGCGGCTCTATACATAGCAAGGGAACGTCTAGTACCTTATATACAGTCTCTAGTTGGGATGAAATATATGCATTCATTTTGGGGCAATAG
- the LOC140887072 gene encoding bifunctional TH2 protein, mitochondrial-like isoform X2 yields MGSFELQVSDEGGIAKRLWKKFKNERALALYSPFAVCLAAGTLDPRYELAEQYVDDEEDKEAIAELRKRVLKRLKNQDSLIREWGFEPPKDRTCDAATVKYTEFLAETASGKVGEEKFSVKIVTPFEKTKLAAYTLSVISPCMRLYNFISKEIQARLDPDDGEHIYKKWLNSLSSLKFEASASRIEDLLDKLSISLTSEELDVVERLYHRAMKLELDFIWAQSIVQQSIVPCSRLLNSVENNLILFCDFDLTCTVIDSSALLAELAIITTPNGSGPMPLADIRTTWNDLFTQYVKEYQQCVESIIQDEAGIDKSLQAEGLDYEGLFKALKKISDFEKRANASLIHSNVLKGLNLSDIKRAGERLEFQDGCKKFFHNVVENKNCATKVHVLSYCWCSDLIRSAFSSGNLNALNIHSNDLVYQESISTGGMIMKMECPIDKLQAFNDIASKNRGRPLKIYVGGSLGDLLCLLEADIGIVIDLSISLKSVANHFGVSFIPLFSGLISKQRELAESGSIHSKGTSSTLYTVSSWDEIYAFILGQ; encoded by the exons ATGGGAAGTTTCGAATTGCAGGTGTCAGATGAAGGGGGGATAGCGAAGAGGCTGTGGAAAAAGTTCAAGAACGAGAGGGCTTTAGCTCTTTACAGCCCTTTTGCAGTTTGCTTGGCTGCCGGAACTTTGGACCCCAG GTACGAATTGGCAGAGCAATATGTAGATGACGAGGAGGACAAGGAAGCCATTGCCGAGTTGAGAAAACGCGTCCTGAAGAGGTTAAAGAACCAAGATTCACTTATTCGT GAATGGGGATTTGAGCCACCTAAAGATAGGACTTGTGATGCTGCAACAGTTAAATACACTGAATTCTTGGCTGAAACGGCCTCAGGAAAAGTTGGAGAGGAAAAATTCTCCGTTAAAATTGTTACACCTTTTGAAAAGACGAAACTTGCTGCTTATACATTGAGCGTGATTTCACCATGCATGAGGCTCTACAACTTCATCAGTAAGGAGATCCAGGCTCGTCTAGACCCTGATGATGGTGAGCACATCTACAAGAAGTGGCTCAACAGTCTTTCTTCTCTAAAATTTGAG GCATCAGCTTCAAGAATCGAAGACTTGCTAGACAAACTAAGCATTTCTTTGACCAGTGAAGAGTTGGATGTTGTAGAAAGACTTTATCATAGAGCTATGAAACTCGAGTTGGACTTCATCTGGGCTCAATCCATTGTTCAGCAAAGCATAGTTCCTTGCTCAAGACTCCTCAACAGCGTTGAAAACAACCTCATCTTATTTTGCGACTTTGACTTAACATGCACTGTTATTGATTCCTCTGCCCTTTTAGCTGAGCTTGCAATAATCACAACACCCAATGGTTCTGGACCAATGCCATTGGCGGATATTCGGACTACATGGAACGATCTTTTCACCCAGTATGTAAAAGAATATCAGCAATGTGTAGAAAGCATCATCCAAGATGAAGCAGGAATAGATAAATCTCTCCAAG CTGAGGGACTGGACTATGAAGGTCTATTCAAAGCACTGAAGAAGATATCTGACTTTGAGAAAAGGGCTAATGCAAGCCTGATTCATTCTAATGTATTGAAAGGATTAAATTTATCAGACATAAAACGAGCTGGCGAGCGCCTCGAATTTCAAGACGGCTGTAAAAAATTCTTCCACAATGTTGTGGAAAATAAAAATTGTGCCACCAAAGTTCACGTGTTGTCATACTGCTGGTGCAGTGATCTAATCAGGTCTGCATTTTCATCAG GTAACCTAAATGCGTTGAATATACATTCAAATGACTTGGTGTACCAAGAATCTATCTCCACTGGTGGCATGATCATGAAGATGGAGTGTCCCATAGACAAGCTTCAAGCATTTAATGACATTGCAAGCAAGAATCGCGGTAGGCCCTTAAAAATCTACGTCGGGGGTTCACTTGGTGATTTGCTTTGCTTGTTAGAAGCAGATATTGGCATTGTCATCGACTTGAGTATCAGTTTGAAGAGTGTTGCGAATCATTTTGGTGTTTCTTTCATTCCATTGTTCTCTGGTTTGATAAGTAAACAGAGAGAACTCGCGGAGAGCGGCTCTATACATAGCAAGGGAACGTCTAGTACCTTATATACAGTCTCTAGTTGGGATGAAATATATGCATTCATTTTGGGGCAATAG
- the LOC140891314 gene encoding auxin-responsive protein IAA13-like has protein sequence MQKEVFPGGDGVISGGSMSTLSQESSSYPDGSELELGLGLSLGGGGKFKSKPSPVAAAGGSWDQFARILTAEDFPSVVSDKDSSSSSSSSTVKAKNNGCCGSKRTAEPSSPPGRSGVSQVVGWPPIRAYRMNSLVNNSKTPAVEEFTSTVGKCKNENKNITFEKRFPRTSFFIKVNMEGMPIGRKVDLKSHSCYETLARKLDDMFRPGAAVCPKRSSLEEQAVMVDTRCLGKLLDDSSEFVLIYEDKEGDWMLVGDVPWKMFLSTVKRLKIVKTSEANGLAPRAHERNRRQLKTPV, from the exons ATGCAAAAAGAGGTTTTCCCAGGTGGTGATGGTGTGATTTCAGGTGGGTCGATGTCGACTTTGTCCCAGGAGTCTTCTTCTTACCCGGATGGGTCCGAGTTGGAATTGGGGCTCGGCCTCAGTCTCGGCGGCGGAGGGAAGTTCAAGAGTAAGCCGTCGCCCGTTGCGGCGGCGGGAGGATCGTGGGATCAGTTCGCGAGAATCTTGACTGCTGAGGATTTTCCTTCGGTGGTCTCTGATAaagattcttcttcttcttcatcatcttctaCTGTTAAAGCTAAAAACAATGGTTGCTGCGGTTCAAAGAGAACAGCGGAGCCCTCTTCCCCTCCTGGCCGTTCTGGAGTTAG TCAGGTCGTGGGGTGGCCTCCTATTAGAGCTTACAGAATGAACAGCTtggtaaacaattcaaaaaccCCAGCTGTCGAAGAATTCACCTCAACCGTTGGTAAATGTAAAAATGAGAATAAAAACATCACGTTCGAAAAAAGGTTTCCTAGAACCTCTTTCTTTATTAAGGTGAACATGGAGGGGATGCCAATCGGGCGGAAGGTGGATCTGAAGTCTCATAGCTGCTATGAGACTTTGGCTCGTAAATTGGATGACATGTTTAGACCTGGTGCAGCGGTTTGCCCGAAAA GATCAAGTTTGGAGGAGCAAGCTGTCATGGTTGATACGAGATGCCTAGGGAAGTTATTGGATGATTCATCTGAATTCGTACTCATATATGAAGACAAAGAAGGAGACTGGATGCTCGTAGGAGATGTCCCTTGGAA GATGTTTCTGAGCACAGTTAAGAGACTTAAAATCGTGAAAACATCCGAAGCTAATGGACTTG CTCCAAGAGCTCACGAAAGAAACAGGAGACAATTGAAAACGCCCGTTTGA
- the LOC140891615 gene encoding hypothetical protein At1g04090-like isoform X2: protein MLGCKCLYWSRGADYMRPEPEAFVLPGAVPQWSQGSGFGGAMIKLGELEVCQITKFQHIWGWNMSLDGKQARAAAKIESHGSCNLNSNYMPPLSNPVDYSLIWCSEDGNDNFNGCGYFWLPQPPEGYKALGYLATNKSEKPDLEEVKCVRADLTDGCEAYRLIVNTYSNFSKAPFVVLSMRPLHRGIYGRGVSVGSFYCSSYRGLGEELNVACLKNLDQGLHAMPNIDHIHAIVQHYGPTVFFHPNEVYLPSSVSWFFRNGAMLLSSHNSGGEAIDIEGSNLPCGETNDGKYWIDLPSDTRRENVKRGNLESAKLYIHVKPALGGTFTDIVMWVFCPFNGPATLKLGMMDVALSKIGQHVGDWEHFTLRISNFTGELWSIYFSQHSGGIWVDASDLEFIEGNKAIIYSSKSGHASFPHPGNHIQGSSKLGIGLRNDAAFSNYFIDSSKNYEIIAAEYLGDEMVKEPFWLQYMREWGPTIVYDSRTELDKIIKILPVMVRYSVESIFNKLPLELYGEEGPTGPKEKNNWIGDERC, encoded by the exons ATGCTGGGATGCAAATGCTTATATTGGAGCAGAGGCGCCGATTACATGCGACCGGAGCCAGAAGCTTTCGTTCTTCCTGGCGCAGTTCCCCAATGGTCCCAAG GTTCTGGATTCGGCGGAGCAATGATTAAATTAGGAGAATTAGAGGTTTGCCAAATAACAAAGTTTCAGCATATATGGGGTTGGAATATGTCTTTGGATGGAAAACAAG CTCGTGCAGCAGCTAAGATCGAATCACATGGCAGTTGCAATCTTAATTCCAATTACATGCCACCACTCTCGAATCCCGTTGATTATTCATTGATATGGTGTTCTGAGGATGGAAATGATAACTTTAACGGATGCGGATACTTCTGGTTACCCCAACCGCCTGAGGGTTATAAAGCATTAGGCTATTTGGCGACCAACAAGTCAGAGAAGCCAGATTTGGAGGAGGTCAAATGTGTTCGTGCCGACTTAACGGATGGGTGTGAAGCTTATCGCTTGATAGTCAACACCTACTCTAATTTTTCAAAAGCACCATTTGTAGTTTTGAGCATGAGACCTCTTCATCGGGGAATATATGGGAGAGGCGTGTCTGTGGGTAGTTTTTACTGCAGTAGCTATCGGGGTCTAGGAGAAGAATTAAATGTCGCGTGTTTGAAAAACTTAGATCAGGGTCTACATGCAATGCCAAATATTGATCATATTCACGCAATTGTCCAGCACTATGGTCCCACTGTCTTCTTCCATCCTAATGAGGTTTATCTGCCATCTTCTGTTTCATGGTTCTTCAGAAATGGAGCAATGTTGCTCAGTAGCCATAACTCTGGGGGTGAGGCCATTGATATTGAAGGTTCCAATCTTCCCTGTGGAGAGACAAATGATGGGAAGTATTGGATAGATTTGCCCTCTGATACTCGGAGAGAGAATGTTAAGCGTGGGAACCTGGAAAGTGCAAAACTTTACATACACGTAAAACCGGCTTTAGGCGGGACTTTCACAGATATTGTGATGTGGGTGTTTTGTCCCTTCAATGGACCAGCCACACTTAAGTTGGGGATGATGGATGTAGCTCTTAGCAAGATTGGGCAGCATGTAGGCGACTGGGAACACTTCACTCTTCGAATAAGCAACTTCACCGGAGAGCTATGGAGCATCTATTTTTCGCAGCACAGTGGTGGCATATGGGTGGACGCATCTGATTTGGAGTTCATTGAGGGAAACAAAGCCATCATTTATTCATCAAAAAGTGGCCATGCTAGCTTTCCTCATCCGGGAAACCATATTCAGGGTTCATCAAAACTCGGGATCGGATTGAGGAATGATGCTGCTTTCAGTAATTATTTCATCGATTCAAGCAAGAACTATGAAATTATTGCAGCTGAATATCTTGGAGATGAAATGGTCAAGGAACCATTTTGGCTGCAATATATGAGAGAGTGGGGGCCAACCATTGTCTATGATTCAAGAACCGAGCTGGACAAAATCATCAAGATATTGCCTGTCATGGTTCGATATTCTGTGGAGAGCATCTTTAACAAGTTACCATTGGAGTTGTATGGAGAGGAAGGCCCCACAGGGCCAAAAGAGAAGAACAATTGGATTGGAGATGAAAGATGTTAG
- the LOC140891615 gene encoding hypothetical protein At1g04090-like isoform X1: MLGCKCLYWSRGADYMRPEPEAFVLPGAVPQWSQGSGFGGAMIKLGELEVCQITKFQHIWGWNMSLDGKQGVSFYKPIYLPDGFFCLGHYCQSNERPLRGFALAARAAAKIESHGSCNLNSNYMPPLSNPVDYSLIWCSEDGNDNFNGCGYFWLPQPPEGYKALGYLATNKSEKPDLEEVKCVRADLTDGCEAYRLIVNTYSNFSKAPFVVLSMRPLHRGIYGRGVSVGSFYCSSYRGLGEELNVACLKNLDQGLHAMPNIDHIHAIVQHYGPTVFFHPNEVYLPSSVSWFFRNGAMLLSSHNSGGEAIDIEGSNLPCGETNDGKYWIDLPSDTRRENVKRGNLESAKLYIHVKPALGGTFTDIVMWVFCPFNGPATLKLGMMDVALSKIGQHVGDWEHFTLRISNFTGELWSIYFSQHSGGIWVDASDLEFIEGNKAIIYSSKSGHASFPHPGNHIQGSSKLGIGLRNDAAFSNYFIDSSKNYEIIAAEYLGDEMVKEPFWLQYMREWGPTIVYDSRTELDKIIKILPVMVRYSVESIFNKLPLELYGEEGPTGPKEKNNWIGDERC; encoded by the exons ATGCTGGGATGCAAATGCTTATATTGGAGCAGAGGCGCCGATTACATGCGACCGGAGCCAGAAGCTTTCGTTCTTCCTGGCGCAGTTCCCCAATGGTCCCAAG GTTCTGGATTCGGCGGAGCAATGATTAAATTAGGAGAATTAGAGGTTTGCCAAATAACAAAGTTTCAGCATATATGGGGTTGGAATATGTCTTTGGATGGAAAACAAGGTGTTAGCTTCTACAAACCAATTTATTTGCCAGATGGATTTTTCTGTCTTGGTCACTACTGCCAATCAAATGAAAGGCCTCTAAGAGGGTTTGCCCTTGCAGCTCGTGCAGCAGCTAAGATCGAATCACATGGCAGTTGCAATCTTAATTCCAATTACATGCCACCACTCTCGAATCCCGTTGATTATTCATTGATATGGTGTTCTGAGGATGGAAATGATAACTTTAACGGATGCGGATACTTCTGGTTACCCCAACCGCCTGAGGGTTATAAAGCATTAGGCTATTTGGCGACCAACAAGTCAGAGAAGCCAGATTTGGAGGAGGTCAAATGTGTTCGTGCCGACTTAACGGATGGGTGTGAAGCTTATCGCTTGATAGTCAACACCTACTCTAATTTTTCAAAAGCACCATTTGTAGTTTTGAGCATGAGACCTCTTCATCGGGGAATATATGGGAGAGGCGTGTCTGTGGGTAGTTTTTACTGCAGTAGCTATCGGGGTCTAGGAGAAGAATTAAATGTCGCGTGTTTGAAAAACTTAGATCAGGGTCTACATGCAATGCCAAATATTGATCATATTCACGCAATTGTCCAGCACTATGGTCCCACTGTCTTCTTCCATCCTAATGAGGTTTATCTGCCATCTTCTGTTTCATGGTTCTTCAGAAATGGAGCAATGTTGCTCAGTAGCCATAACTCTGGGGGTGAGGCCATTGATATTGAAGGTTCCAATCTTCCCTGTGGAGAGACAAATGATGGGAAGTATTGGATAGATTTGCCCTCTGATACTCGGAGAGAGAATGTTAAGCGTGGGAACCTGGAAAGTGCAAAACTTTACATACACGTAAAACCGGCTTTAGGCGGGACTTTCACAGATATTGTGATGTGGGTGTTTTGTCCCTTCAATGGACCAGCCACACTTAAGTTGGGGATGATGGATGTAGCTCTTAGCAAGATTGGGCAGCATGTAGGCGACTGGGAACACTTCACTCTTCGAATAAGCAACTTCACCGGAGAGCTATGGAGCATCTATTTTTCGCAGCACAGTGGTGGCATATGGGTGGACGCATCTGATTTGGAGTTCATTGAGGGAAACAAAGCCATCATTTATTCATCAAAAAGTGGCCATGCTAGCTTTCCTCATCCGGGAAACCATATTCAGGGTTCATCAAAACTCGGGATCGGATTGAGGAATGATGCTGCTTTCAGTAATTATTTCATCGATTCAAGCAAGAACTATGAAATTATTGCAGCTGAATATCTTGGAGATGAAATGGTCAAGGAACCATTTTGGCTGCAATATATGAGAGAGTGGGGGCCAACCATTGTCTATGATTCAAGAACCGAGCTGGACAAAATCATCAAGATATTGCCTGTCATGGTTCGATATTCTGTGGAGAGCATCTTTAACAAGTTACCATTGGAGTTGTATGGAGAGGAAGGCCCCACAGGGCCAAAAGAGAAGAACAATTGGATTGGAGATGAAAGATGTTAG